The window GATGGCGCTGGAGTGGTACCGCGACCACGCCGACGCCGACCGGATCGCCCAGAACCCGACGGTCGTCGCCGCGCTCGAGCTCGCCGAGGACCTCGACGCGCCCGTGACCCACGAGGAGGCGCGCGACGACGTCCGGCCGATCCAGGCCGACCGCGTCTGGATCGACGCCTTGCTGGAGCAGTACTTCGACGAGGACGAGGACGGCGAGATGCTCGACCTCGTCAACGTGCAGGCTCCCGAGGAGATCGAGACGACGCTCGCCGACCTCGTGCTCACCGGCGACCAAGAGGGAGAGATCCAGAAGATCGTGAAGGCGATCGAGCACCGCGAGTACCTCGCGAGCATCGGCCTCCGCGAGATCGGGAAGCTGCTGTTCGTCGGCCCGCCGGGAACCGGGAAGACGACCGTCTCGCGGGCGCTCGCCCACCAGCTGGGGATTCCGCTCGTCGAGGTGAAGATGTCGATGATCACGAGCCAGTACCTCGGCGAGACGGCCAAGAACGTCGAGAAGACGTTCGAGGTCGCCAAGCGGCTCTCCCCGTGTATCCTCTTCATCGACGAGTTCGACTCGGTCGCGAAGACCCGCCGCTCCGACGAGCACGCCGCCCTGAAGCGCGCGGTCAACACCCTCCTCAAGTCGATCGACGAGGTGTCGCTCGTCCGCGACGAGGTCCTCCTCATCGGCGCGACGAACCACCCCGACCAGCTCGACGCGGCCGCGTGGCGCCGCTTCGACGAGATCGTCAACTTCCCCAAGCCGGACCGGGACATGCGCGCGGACATCCTCCGCGTCGTCACCCGCGAGATGAAGATCGCCGACTTCGACCCCGAGGAGGTCGCGGACCGCACGAGCGGGCTCACGGGGTCTGACCTCCGGATGGTGCTGCGCGAGGCCGTCCTCG is drawn from Halorubrum sp. CBA1229 and contains these coding sequences:
- a CDS encoding ATP-binding protein; protein product: MSNPALDVVEFVLTTHLYTENRDLDENDLPPRFRQVFWSDDAADDAPGGVERPLKATSETTRTATGVEHPWEAVSDLLFTQRTEFSGEISLTQPAMALEWYRDHADADRIAQNPTVVAALELAEDLDAPVTHEEARDDVRPIQADRVWIDALLEQYFDEDEDGEMLDLVNVQAPEEIETTLADLVLTGDQEGEIQKIVKAIEHREYLASIGLREIGKLLFVGPPGTGKTTVSRALAHQLGIPLVEVKMSMITSQYLGETAKNVEKTFEVAKRLSPCILFIDEFDSVAKTRRSDEHAALKRAVNTLLKSIDEVSLVRDEVLLIGATNHPDQLDAAAWRRFDEIVNFPKPDRDMRADILRVVTREMKIADFDPEEVADRTSGLTGSDLRMVLREAVLGALTEDRMTITQEDVMEAVEDFEERDNLKNMDMIDGEGAEVLGETDSGEQDHTHDGDSSHEDAAHDHGAHSHSHD